The following are from one region of the Ochotona princeps isolate mOchPri1 chromosome 4, mOchPri1.hap1, whole genome shotgun sequence genome:
- the LOC131479971 gene encoding LOW QUALITY PROTEIN: spermatogenesis-associated protein 31E1-like (The sequence of the model RefSeq protein was modified relative to this genomic sequence to represent the inferred CDS: substituted 1 base at 1 genomic stop codon) has translation MPQDLYPPSSWQPCPTAELSAQDSTSCPISALSWWQAAARAWNQSPPPCSNAQWAGTGDCCFIKPNVQKLLETNMAAGNMWTEGAEEESVHLVDALGIRIESSAGRQDATTPPPLWILKDKLYKLPDPHRFYFPKAQEDPFQQKYSXLFWGLPILHSESLVAAVGVPLECPSIFFNGFQKSLLPWRQSPPLAPIQSQSTHSSPHQVPLLQPVKKLHQMLDQCNPNSWTSQDHRLTLKIHKELASHELRCKVEQQLQKRLTQPLCGSPHKTKQMPAQAPVPGTSQAKAKPQSPWASVLGLQSKNMQTKPHLHPPRLHLEKDSGKAPGYCLAGVLGDPPKDSQIPLAKAQGQNTSTPSAGDLMTSRNDLARNLITHFEKKLEDIKAGRGLGSVLSQDRLGTFLVPAIPEDSTTRNPVGLRTKQSLSSSPAGPQKGEADLKAQVMHRQDLPVQEDLEDLAIGTILQDLATDHHLQDCAPEPSSTMDILPFQATEARCLLWNGDIIKIKPYRNWLGQCLGNVEDLHG, from the exons ATGCCACAAGACTTGTATCCTCCCAGCTCTTGGCAGCCTTGTCCCACAGCAGAGCTCTCAGCCCAGGATTCCACCAGCTGCCCCATCTCTGCCCTCTCCTGGTGGCAGGCAGCTGCCAGGGCCTGGAACCAAAGCCCTCCGCCCTGCAGCAACGCCCAGTGGGCAGGGACTGGTGACTGCTGTTTCATCAAGCCCAATGTCCAGAAGTTGCTGGAGACCAATATGGCAGCAGGGAACATGTGGACGGAGGGAGCAGAGGAGGAATCAGTCCACCTCGTGGATGCCCTGGGGATCAGAATTGAGTCCTCGGCTGGCCGGCAGGATGCTACCACCCCTCCTCCATTGTGGATCTTGAAAGACAAATTATACAAACTGCCTGATCCTCACAGGTTTTATTTTCCCAAGGCCCAGGAGGACCCTTTTCAGCAGAAATACAGCTAGCTCTTCTGGGGCCTTCCAATCCTGCACAGTGAGTCCCTGGTGGCTGCTGTTGGGGTCCCATTAGAATGTCCATCTATTTTCTTCAATGGGTTCCAGaagtccctgctgccctggcGTCAGTCCCCACCTCTGGCACCGATCCAGTCCCAATCTACCCACTCATCACCACATCAGGTACCTTTACTTCAACCCGTGAAAAAATTGCACCAGATGTTGGACCAGTGTAATCCCAACAGTTGGACCTCCCAGGACCACAGGCTaactctcaaaattcacaaagagTTGGCCAGCCATGAGCTgcgatgcaaagtggagcagcagctccAAAAGAGGCTCACACAGCCCTTGTGTGGGTCTCCCCACAAGACGAAGCAAATGCCAGCACAGGCCCCAGTTCCTGGAACAAGTCAGGCAAAGGCTAAGCCCCAGTCCCCTTGGGCCTCCGTTCTAGGACTGCAAAGCAAGAACATGCAAACAAAGCCACACCTGCACCCTCCAAGGCTGCACCTTGAGAAGGACTCGGGCAAGGCCCCAGGCTACTGCCTGGCTGGAGTCCTAGGTGATCCACCCAAGGATTCCCAGATCcccttggcaaaggcccaaggGCAAAACACCAGCACACCATCAGCAGGTGACTTGATGACCTCAAGAAACGACCTAGCCAGGAACCTAATCACACACTTTGAGAAGAAATTAGAGGACATAAAAgcaggcaggggcctggggtctGTGCTCAGTCAGGACAGGCTGGGAACCTTCCTTGTTCCAGCCATCCCTGAAGACTCTACAACCAGAAACCCAGTGGGCTTAA GAACCAAACAGAGCCTCTCCAGCAgtcctgcaggaccccagaaaggagaggcagacctGAAGGCCCAGGTTATGCACAGGCAGGACCTCCCAGTACAGGAGGATTTGGAGGACTTGGCAATAGGCACCATCCTGCAAGACCTTGCCACTGACCATCACCTCCAAGACTGTGCCCCCGAGCCTTCCTCAACTATGGACATCTTGCCTTTTCAGGCCACTGAGGCCAGATGT CTACTCTGGAATGGTGACATCATCAAGATAAAGCCGTACAGAAATTGGCTGGGCCAGTGCCTTGGCAACGTGGAGGATCTCCACGGCTAA
- the LOC101531007 gene encoding olfactory receptor 5T7-like, with protein MKNATEVTMFVLKGFTENLQLQIMSFFLFLAIYLFTLMGNLGLIVLVIGDSRLHNPMYYFLSVLSSVDACYSSVITPNMLVDFVSTNKTIPLLGCATQMFFAVTLGTTECFLLAAMAYDRYVAIYNPLLYSVSMSPRVYVPLIVACYVGGILHATVHTVATFSLSFCGTNEIRHIFCDIPPLLAISCSDTHINQFLLFYLAGAIEISTILVVLISYGFILSAIQKVHSAEGKHKVFSTCGSHLTRVSIFHGTVLFMYVRPNSSYALEHDMIVSIFYTIVIPMLNPIICSLRNKDVKEAMKKVFGKNKSINKA; from the coding sequence ATGAAGAACGCCACTGAAGTTACCATGTTTGTTCTAAAGGGCTTCACAGAAAATCTTCAGTTACAGATCatgtctttcttcctgtttctggccaTCTACCTCTTTACATTAATGGGAAATTTAGGACTTATTGTGTTGGTGATTGGGGATTCTCGACTCCACAACCCGATGTACTACTTTTTGAGTGTGCTGTCCTCTGTAGATGCCTGCTATTCCTCAGTTATTACTCCAAATATGTTAGTAGATTTTGTATCAACGAACAAAACCATTCCACTGCTTGGATGTGCAACACAGATGTTTTTTGCCGTTACCCTGGGAACCACAGAATGCTTCCTCCTGGCAGCCATGGCCTATGACCGTTATGTAGCCATCTACAACCCACTGCTGTATTCAGTAAGCATGTCACCCAGAGTCTATGTGCCTCTCATTGTTGCCTGCTATGTTGGTGGCATTTTACACGCCACTGTTCATACAGTGGCCACATTTAGTCTCTCCTTCTGTGGAACCAATGAAATCAGACATATCTTTTGTGATATCCCTCCTCTCCTGGCTATTTCTTGTTCAGATACCCACATAAACCAGTTTCTACTCTTCTACCTTGCTGGTGCTATTGAAATATCCACCATATTAGTGGTACTGATCTCCTATGGTTTCATTCTGTCAGCCATTCAGAAGGTGCATTCTGCTGAAGGGAAGCACAAAGTCTTCTCTACCTGTGGTTCTCATCTCACTAgagtttccattttccatggaacCGTGCTTTTCATGTATGTGAGACCAAATTCCAGCTACGCTTTGGAGCATGACATGATAGTGTCCATATTTTATACCATTGTGATTCCCATGCTGAATCCCATTATCTGCAGTTTGAGGAACAAAGATGTGAAAGAGGCAATGAAAAAAGTGTTTGGGAAAAATAAGTCCATCAATAAAGCTTAA